In a single window of the Candidatus Fusobacterium pullicola genome:
- a CDS encoding ABC transporter permease gives MKSFISKSFQILIVLIGVSFITFTLTYLAPGDPAEIMLTDSGNIPSPELLAKVRAELGLDKPFLIQYKVWLLKVLKGDLGMSFSLKVPVFTKLISSFLITLKLSVVSFVLMLLISIPLGFISALNRNKIIDYIIRGFSFLGISIPSFWMGLIFLSIFGVKLGWVPIIGGTDNIKALILPAVTLALAMSSKYTRQIRIIVLEELKQEYIVASKIRGLSKRTIIFKQLLPNVMLPIMTLLGVTVGNLISGTAIIEIVYNWPGMGNLAIKAISAHDYPLIQGYVLFIALFYMIVNLAVDFSYKFLDPRVKE, from the coding sequence ATGAAAAGTTTTATAAGTAAGTCTTTTCAGATTTTAATTGTTTTAATAGGGGTTAGTTTTATAACTTTTACTTTAACTTATCTTGCTCCTGGAGATCCGGCAGAAATTATGTTAACTGATTCAGGGAATATACCCTCTCCAGAGCTATTGGCTAAAGTAAGAGCTGAACTAGGATTGGATAAACCCTTTCTAATTCAATATAAGGTTTGGCTTTTAAAGGTTTTAAAGGGAGATTTGGGAATGTCCTTTTCTTTAAAAGTTCCAGTTTTTACAAAATTGATTTCTAGTTTTCTTATCACACTAAAATTAAGTGTAGTATCATTTGTTTTAATGTTGCTAATATCAATACCATTAGGTTTTATATCAGCTTTAAATAGAAATAAAATAATAGATTATATTATAAGAGGCTTTAGTTTTTTAGGAATATCTATTCCAAGTTTTTGGATGGGATTGATATTTTTAAGTATATTTGGTGTAAAGTTAGGTTGGGTTCCTATCATAGGAGGAACTGATAATATAAAAGCTCTAATTTTACCAGCGGTTACCTTAGCTTTGGCAATGTCATCTAAATATACTAGACAAATTAGAATTATTGTATTGGAAGAGTTAAAACAAGAGTATATAGTCGCTAGTAAAATAAGGGGATTAAGTAAGAGAACTATAATATTTAAACAGTTGCTTCCTAATGTAATGTTACCTATAATGACACTTTTAGGAGTAACTGTAGGAAATTTAATAAGTGGAACAGCAATTATAGAAATAGTTTATAACTGGCCTGGAATGGGAAATCTAGCTATAAAGGCTATATCAGCACATGACTATCCATTGATTCAAGGATATGTTTTATTTATTGCACTATTTTATATGATAGTAAATTTAGCTGTGGATTTTTCATATAAATT